The DNA segment CTGAACTTCTTCGCATCGACTTCGACCCACGACGGGTTCAGGTCGAGCTGCTCGGCGACCGTCAGCGACTCCTGCACGCGGAGCTGCTTCTGTGCCTTCTCCGACAGCGCAATCGCGTCACCGGCCTTGATCTGGTACGAAGGCAGGTTGACCGGCTTGCCGTTGACCAGCACGCCACGGTGCGAGACCAACTGGCGAGCGGCCGGACGGGTCACGGCGAAGCCCATGCGGTAGATGACGTTGTCGAGGCGGGTTTCCAGCAACTGCAGCAGGTTCTCGCCGGTGTTGCCCTTCTTGGTCGAGGCCTTCTTGTAGTAGTTGCGGAACTGGCGCTCCAGCAGACCGTAGATACGCTTGACCTTCTGCTTCTCGCGCAGCTGGGTGGCGTAGTCGGACAGCTTGCCCTTGCGGGCGGTGGCGCCGTGCTGGCCGGGCTTCTGCTCCAGCTTGCACTTCGAGTCCAGCGCACGGGCCGGGCTCTTGAGCGACAGGTCGGCGCCTTCGCGGCGCGCGAGCTTACAGGTAGGACCGATATAACGAGCCATTTCTTATCGCCCCCTTAGACGCGACGCTTTTTCGGCGGACGGCACCCGTTGTGCGGGATCGGCGTCACGTCGATGATGTTGGTGATCTTGTAGCCCACGTTGTTCAGCGAACGCACGGCCGACTCACGACCCGGACCCGGGCCCTTGATGCGGACTTCCAGCGACTTCACGCCGTAGTCCAGAGCTGCACGGCCGGCCTTTTCGGCAGCGACCTGCGCCGCGAACGGCGTGGACTTGCGGGAACCGCGGAAACCGGCACCACCCGAGGTCGCCCAGGAAAGCGCATTGCCCTGGCGGTCGGTGATGGTGACGATGGTGTTGTTGAAAGAAGCGTGGACGTGGGCGACGCCATCGGTGATGACGCGCTTGATCTTCTTCTTGACTTTGGCAGCAGCTGGCTTGGCCATGATGGTCGCCCCTTACTTCTTGATGGCTTTGCGCGGACCCTTGCGGGTACGGGCGTTGGTACGGGTGCGCTGGCCACGCAGCGGCAGGCCGCGACGGTGGCGCAGGCCGCGGTAGCATCCCAGGTCCATCAGGCGCTTGATGGCGATGCCGACTTCACGGCGCAGGTCGCCTTCGACCACGTACTTGCCGACTTCGGCGCGCAGGCGCTCGACTTCCGGCTCCGACAGGTCGCGGATCTTGGTGGTCGAGACGACGCCAGCGGCTTCGCAGACCTTCTTGGAACGGGTACGGCCAATGCCGTAGATGCTTTGCAAACCGACCCAGACATGCTTCTGGGCAGGCAGGTTGACACCTGCAATACGCGCCATGACGCGGTTCTCCAACTGTGAGTATTGGCCCGTGTACGGTCATCCCGGGCGGGATTCGCGCAGACAGGCGGAGTGAACTGGAAAGTGTAGCAAGATCCGGGGTTCCTTGGAAGTCCGTGCCGGCAAAGCCGGCCGCAGACCCGGCATGGGGAGTGTGCCCATGCTCCGGCGCCGGAACCGGCCTGGTGCGGGACGGGGGTTGCCCCTCGCCCTGCCCCGCCCGCGCTACTCTGGCGCAGGGACTGGCTGGTTCTCACCCCCGCGCCGGATCGCCGCGGAGGCCGCCCATCTAAGTCAGCCGGCCGCGAAGGGCCGGACTGGTGCGGGAAGACCCGCGATTATACGTCAGCCACGGGGGGCAAGACCGCCCCGCGAACCACCCTTCAAATTGGCCTTCTTCAGCAGGCTCTCGTACTGGTGGGACATCAGGTGCGCCTGGATCTGCGCAATGAAATCCATCACCACCACCACCACGATCAGCAACGAGGTGCCGCCGAAGTAGAACGAGGTGCCCAACTGCGTGCGCATCACTTCCGGCAGCAGGCAGACCGCGACCAGGTACAGCGAACCGATCGCTGTCAGTCGGGTCAGCACGCCGTCGACATAGTCGGCGGTGGCCTTGCCCGGACGGATACCCGGGATGAGCGCACCGGACTTCTTCAGGTTCTCCGCGGTTTCCTGGGAGTTGAATACCAGGGCCGTGTAGAAGAACGCGAAGCCGATGATCATCGCCGCGAACACGATCATGTGAAGCGGCTCGCCCGGGGCCAGCGCGTTGGAAATACGCTGCAACCACGTGGCGGCACCGGTGCCCTGGCCGGACCACATCGCCAGCGTGGCCGGGAAGGCCAGGATGCTGGAGGCGAAGATCGGCGGGATCACGCCGGCCATGTTGAGCTTCAGCGGCAGGAACGACGTCTGGTTCATGTACGCGTTGCGGCCACCCTGGCGGCGCGCGTAGTTCACCGTGATGCGCCGCTGTCCGCGCTCGACGAACACGACCAGGAACGTAAAGCCGAGCACCACCAACGCGATCACCAGCAGCGAGATGAAGCTCAGCGTGCCGTCGCGGAACGCGCCGACGGTCTGGATGACCGCGCCGGGCAGGCCCGCCACGATACCGGCAAAGATGATCAGCGAAACACCGTTGCCGATGCCGCGCTCGGTCACCTGCTCGCCCAGCCACATCAGGAAGATGGTCCCTGCGGTCAGCGCGACGACAGCGGTCAGCACGAAGCCCATGCCAGGCGCGTACACCACCGGCATGCCGCCCGGGGCGACCTGGTTCTGCAGCGCGGTGGCGATGCTGCCGCCCTGCACGACCGCCAGCAGCACGGCGCCGATGCGCGAGTACTGGGTGATCTTGCGGCGACCGGACTCGCCTTCCTTCTGCAGCGCCTTCAGGCTCGGGAAGATGTGCACGCCCAACTGCATCACGATCGACGCCGAGATGTAGGGCATGACGTTGAGCGCGAAGATGCTGAAACGGTGCAGGGCGCCGCCCGAGAACATGTTGAACATGTCCACGATGCCGCCGCCCTGCGCCTGCATCATCGCAAGCATGGCATCGGGATTGACGCCCGGCACCGGCACGAAACAGCCGATCCGGTAGACGATCAGCGCGCCCAGCACGAACAGCAGGCGCTGGCGGAGTTCGGTGAACTTGCCTGCGCCTGCCAGCGCACTGGCGGCATTACCCTGCGCCATGCGTCCGTTACTCCTGCACGCTGCCGCCGGCAGCCTCAATGGCGGCCTTGGCGCCGGCCGTGGCGGCCACGCCCTTCAGCACGAACTTCTTGGTGAGTTCGCCCTTCTTGACGATCTTGGCGCGCTTGGCGGTGCTGGGCACCAGCTTGGCGGCACGCAGCGCGGCGAAGTCGATCTCGCCGGCTTCCAGCTTGTCCAGCTGGTACGACAGCACTTCGGCGCAATCCAGCTTCAGCTTGGAGCGGAAGCCGACCTTCGGCAGGCGCTTGATCAGCGGCATCTGGCCGCCTTCGAACTTCGCCTTGATCTTGCCCTTGCCGGCGCGCGCGAACGAACCCTTGTGGCCACGACCAGCGGTCTTGCCCAGGCCGGAACCGATACCGCGACCGACGCGCGTGCGTTCGGTGCGGGCGCCCTCGGCGGGCTTCAGTGTGTTGAGACGCATGTTGATTACTCCTCGACCTTGACGAGGTAGTGGACCTTGGCGATCAGACCGCGCACCTGCGGGCTGTCCTTCAGTTCACGCACATCGTTGAGCTTGTTCAGGCCCAGCGCCTTCACCGACAGGCGGTGACGCGACTGGGAACCACGCAGGCCGCGCACCAGGCGCACCTTGACGGTCTTGTTGGACTCGTTAGCCATTGAGGAGTTCCTCCACCTTCTTGCCGCGCTTGGCCGCGATGCGGGTCGGCGACTGCATGTCGCTCAGGCCCTTCAGCGTGGCGCGGACCAGGTTGATCGGGTTACGCGAACCAACGGCCTTGGCCAGCACGTTCTTCACGCCGACCGCTTCCAGCACAGCGCGCATGGCGCCGCCGGCGATGACGCCCGTACCTTCCGAGGCGGGCTGCATGAACACGCGCGCCGCGCCGTGGCCGGCCTTGACCGGGTGCCACAAGGTGCCGTTGTTCAGATCGACGTTCAGCATGCCCTTCCGGGCATATTCCATCGACTTCTGGATGGCGACCGGCACTTCGCGCGCCTTGCCGTAGCCGAAACCGATCTTTCCGTTGCCGTCACCCACCACCGTCAGTGCGGTGAAGGTGAACTGGCGACCGCCCTTGACGGTCTTGCTGACGCGGTTGACCGCGACCAGCTTCTCGATCATGCCGTCGTCGACTTTCTCTTCGCGGTTGCGGTCGCGATCGCGACCCCGCGGCTGACGTTCTTCTGCCATTGCTTGAATTCCTTGGTTGATGAGGTATGTACGGCTTGGCCGCTTATGGTTGTGGTGTGGAGCGGTGGAGCCACGGTCGCCACAGAAGGGCGACCGCGCCCGGCGCTACCTGCGCCGGCAGGGCAAGGCATGGGGTCGCCCCCATGCCTTTCAAGCTTAGAACTGCAGGCCGCCTTCGCGGGCTGCGTCGGCCAGCGCCTTGATGCGACCGTGGTAGCGGTAGCCCGAGCGGTCGAACGCGACCTTCTCGATGCCCGCAGCCTTGGCGCGCTCGGCGATGATCGAACCGACGCGGGCGGCCGCGTCGCTGTTCTTGCCGTTCTTCAGGCCATCCTTCACGTCGGCCTGCAGCGTGTTCGCCGACGCGATCACCTTGGCGCCGTCGGCGGTGAACAGCTGGGCGTAGATGTGCTGACCGGTGCGCAGCACCGACAGGCGCGGCACGCCGAGCTCTCGGATGTGCGCGCGGGTCGACTTGGCGCGGCGCAGGCGGGCGGTGTTCTTGATGCTCATGATCTGGTTCCTCGAAGCCGAAAGCCCTGTTAGGCCTTCTTCGCTTCCTTGCGGATGATGGTTTCGTCGGAGTACTTCACGCCCTTGCCCTTGTAGGGTTCCGGCGGACGGAAACCGCGGATCTTGGCGGCGACTTCACCAACGCGCTGCTTGTCGGCGCCCTGGACCAGGATTTCGGTCTGGGTCGGGGTGACGATGGTGATGCCTTCCGGGGTCTTGAACAGCACCGGATGCGAGAAACCCAGCGACAGGTTCAGGTCCTTGCCCTGCATCGCGGCGCGGTAACCCACGCCGACCAGCTCGAGCTTGCGCTCGAAGCCTTCCGACACGCCCTTGACCATGTTGGCCAGGATCGCGCGGATGGTGCCGGTGAGGGCGTCGTCGGCCGGGGTCACCGGCGACAGGTTCGCCACACCATTGTCGATGTTGAGATCGACGCCGGCCGGCTTGGCGATGGACAGGGTGCCCTTCGGGCCCTTGACGTTGAGGGTCTCGCCCTGGACGGTCAGTTCGACGCCCTTCGGGAGATTGATCGGCTTCTTGGCTACGCGGGACATGTGTGGGCTCCTTCGCTTAGGCCACGAAGCACAGGACTTCGCCACCGACGCCGGCCGCACGGGCCTGCGCATCGGTCATGATGCCCTTCGAGGTGGAGATGATGGCGACGCCCAGGCCACCGAGGACCTTCGGCAGTTCAGCCTTGCCACGGTACTGGCGCAGGCCCGAACGGGACACGCGGCTCAGCTTCTCGATGACCGGCTTGCCTTCGAAATACTTCAGGACGATCTCGAGCTCGGCCTTGTTGTTCTCGGTCTTCGTCACGCGGACGTCGCCGATATAGCCTTCCGCCTTCAGGACGTTGGCGATCGAGGTCTTGATCTTGGAGGACGGCATCTTCACCGTCTGCTTGCCAACAGCGGCGGCATTGCGAATGCGCACCAGCATGTCGGCGATGGGATCAGTCATGCTCATTAGAGTCTGCCTTATGAGTAGCACCGATATCCGCTTTCGCGAAAATCTAGGTTGTGCCTGGACACCCCCAGGTAGGGTGGCGGGTCGACCGCCCTCCCCGGCCAAAGCCATGGGAGCCGAATATTGTACAGCAACAAGTCCGGCATGTGCCGGACTTGTCCTCCACCTCCGTGCGACCCCTTGAAGGTGTCGCCAGGAGCTGCTGTTACCAGCTGGCCTTGCGCAGGCCCGGCACGTCGCCGTTCATCGTCGCCTTGCGCAGCATGTTGCGGCCGAGGCCGAACTTGCGGTACACGCCACGCGAACGACCGGACAGCTCGCAGCGGTTGCGCTGGCGGCTCGGCGACGAGTCGCGCGGCAGCTTCTGCAGCTTGGTCACCGCGTCGATCTTGTCTTCGTACGACGCGTCCTGGCTGGAGATGATCTTCTTCAGCGCTTCACGCTTGGCGGCGTACTGCTTGGCCAGCTTTTCCCGCTTGATGTCGCGGTTGACCATCGAGGTCTTTGCCATGATGTCTTTTTCCTAGCGAATCAGTTGCGGAACGGGAACTTGAACGCTTCGAGCAGCGCCTTTGCTTCGGCGTCGTTCTTGGCGGTGGTCGTGATGGCGATATCCATGCCGCGGATCGCGTCGACGGCGTCGAAATCGATTTCCGGGAAGATGATCTGTTCCTTCACGCCCATGTTGTAGTTGCCGCGGCCGTCGAACGAACGGCCGGACACGCCACGGAAGTCGCGGACGCGCGGCAGCGAGATGCTGATCAGGCGATCCAGGAATTCGTACATCTTGGCGCGACGCAGGGTGACCTTGCAGCCGATCGGCCAACCATCGCGGATCTTGAACGAAGCCACCGACACGCGGGACTTGGTCGTGATCGGCTTCTGGCCGGTGATCTTGGCCAGGTCGGCCACGGCGTTTTCCAGGATCTTCTTGTTGGTCGCCGCTTCACCCACACCCATGTTGATGGTGATCTTGGTGATCTTCGGCACTTCCATCGGATTGGTGTAGCCGAACTTCTTCATCAGAGCCGGCGCCACTTCTTCCTTGTAGATTTTTTCGAGACGGGTGGTCATGTCCTCATTCCTCAGGCGTCGAGCGCCTCACCGCTGGAGCGGAACACACGCAGTTTGCGTCCATCCTCCAGCACCTTGAAACCGATACGCTCGCCCTTGCCCGTCGCCGGGTTGAACAGCGCGACATTGGAGATGTGGATCGAGCGCTCGCTCTCCACCACGCCACCCGCGACACCGGCTTGCGGGTTCGGCTTGGTGTGGCGCTTGACGACATTGACGTTGGAGACGACCACGCGGTCGCCATCAACGCGCACCACGTCGCCCTTCTTGCCCTTGTCCTTGCCGGTGATAACGACGACCTGGTCGCCCTTCTTGATACGGTTAGCCATTTCTATGTCCTCCGCTCAGAGCACTTCAGGCGCGAGCGAAACGATCTTCATGAACTTCTCGGAACGCAGCTCGCGGGTCACGGGCCCGAAGATGCGGGTACCGATCGGCTCCTGCTTGTTGTTGAGCAGCACGGCAGCGTTGCCATCGAAGCGGATCAGCGAACCGTCGGGACGGCGAACGCCCTTGCGGGTACGCACGACCACGGCGTCGTAGACTTCGCCCTTCTTGACCTTGCCGCGCGGGATGGCGTCCTTGACGGTCACCTTGATGATGTCGCCGATGCCGGCGTAACGGCGCTTCGAGCCGCCCAGCACCTTGATGCACATCAGTTCCTTGGCGCCGGAGTTGTCGGCCGCGTCAAGGTAGCTCTGCATCTGGATCATGATTCAGATCTCCTTTTATTCAGCCGCGCGGGTGATGATTTCCACCACACGCCAGTTCTTGGTCTTGGACATCGGGGCGATCTCGGTCACGCGCACCACGTCGCCTTCCTTACAGCTGTTGTCCGCGTCGTGCGCGTGCAGCTTCGTGGAACGCTTGATGTACTTGCCGTACAGGGCGTGCTTGACCTGACGCTCCACCAGGACGGTGACCGTCTTGTCCATCTTGTTGCTGACGACGCGGCCTTCGATGGTGCGTTGCGCTTTGTCTTTGTTATCGCTCATCTTGGTCGCTCCTTACTTCTGGCTGCCCAGCAGGGTCTTGACGCGAGCGATCTCGCGGCGGACCCGACGGGTTTCATGCGTCTTCGGCAGCTGGCCGGTCACCTTCTGCATGCGCAGGGAGAATTGCTCCTTGCGCAGCTCGGTCAGGTGGGCCTTCAGCTCGTCAGCCGATTTCTCGCGGAGTTGCTTGAGTTCCATTAGCGCACCGTCCGGGTCACGAAAGTGGTGGTGACCGACAGCTTGGCAGCGGCCAGGCGGAACGCCTCGCGCGCGATGTCCTCACTGACGCCTTCGATTTCATAGATCATGCGGCCCGGCTGGATCTGGGCGACCCAGTATTCGACGTTGCCCTTACCCGAACCCATTCGGACTTCGATGGGCTTCTTGGTGATCGGCTTGTCGGGGAACACACGGATCCACATCTTGCCGCCGCGCTTGACGTAGCGGCTGATCGAGCGGCGGGCCGCTTCGATCTGGCGCGCGGTCAGCTGACCGTGCGCCGTGGCCTTCAGGCCGTACTCGCCGAAACTGACGAGGTTACCGTTCCAGCTCAGGCCTTCGTTCCGGCCCTTGTGCATCTTGCGGTATTTGGTTCGCTTGGGTTGCAACATGATTGATTACCTCGCGTCGCGGTCACGAGCCGGGCGCGACGGACGTTCGCTGCGCTCGGGGCGCGCGTCGTCCTGCTTCTCCTGACCCACCTGGCTGAAATCGAAGATTTCGCCCTTGTAGACCCACACCTTGATGCCGATGATGCCGTAGGTGGTCTTCGCCTCGGCAAAACCGTAATCGATGTCGGCACGCAGCGTGTGCAGCGGCACGCGGCCTTCGCGGTACCACTCCGAACGGGCGATTTCCGCACCGTTGAGGCGGCCAGCCACGTTGACCTTGATGCCCAGGGCGCCGAGGCGCATCGCATTGCCCACGGCGCGCTTCATCGCGCGACGGAACATGATGCGGCGCTCCAGCTGCTGCGCGATCGACTCGGCCACCAGCTGGGCGTCCAGCTCGGGCTTGCGCACTTCGGTGACGTTGATGTGCGCCGGGACGCCCATCAGGTCGCTCACTTCCTTGCGCAGCTTCTCGATGTCCTCACCGCGCTTGCCGATCACCACGCCCGGACGGGCGGTGTGGATGGTCACGCGCGCTGTCTTGGCCGGACGCTCGATCAGGATCTTGGAGATACCGGCCTGGGCCAGCTTCTTGCGAAGCATCTCGCGCACCTTGAGGTCCGCGGCCAGGTAGTCGGCGTAGTCGCGCTTGTTGGCGAACCACTTGGAATTCCAGTCCTTGGCGATGCCCAGGCGGATGCCGGTCGGATGAACTTTGTGACCCATACTTATTTGCCCTCGCCCACGACCACAGTGATGTGGCTGGTGCGCTTAAGAATGCGGGTACCACGACCCTTGGCACGGGCCATGAAACGCTTCAGCACCGGACCTTCGTCGACCATGATGGTCTTGACCTTCAGCTCGTCGACGTCGGCGCCCTGGTTGTTCTCGGCGTTGGCGATGGCGGACTCCACGACCTTCTTGATCAGGTGGGCAGCCTTCTTGTCCGAGAACTTCAGCAGGTTGACGGCGCGTTCGGCCGGCAGGCCGCGCACCTGGTCAGCGACCAGGCGGGCTTTCTGGGGGGAGATGCGCGCGGTGCGCAGGATGGCTTTCGCTTCCATGGTCATCTCTCCTTACTTCTTGCCGCCGGCTTTCTTGTCGCCACCGTGACCCTTGAAGGTACGGGTGACGGCAAACTCGCCGAGCTTGTGGCCGACCATGTTCTCGTTAACCAGCACGGGAACGTGGTTCTTGCCATTGTGGATGGCGATCGTGAAGCCCACCATTTCCGGCAGGATCATCGAACGGCGCGACCAGGTCTTGATCGGCTTCTTGCTGCCGCCCGCGGCCTCCACCTTCTTGACGAGGTGGTGATCGACGAACGGGCCCTTCTTGAGTGAACGTGCCATGGTCGATTAGCCCCTACGATCGCGGACGATGAATTGCTGCGTGCGCTTGTTCTTGCGCGTCTTGTAACCCTTGGTCGGCACACCCCACGGGGTGACCGGATGCGGGTTGCCCTGGCCGGCCTTCGCCTCACCACCACCGTGCGGGTGGTCGACGGGGTTCATGGCCGCACCGCGGACGGTCGGCTTGACACCGCGCCAGCGCTTGGCGCCAGCCTTGCCGAGCTTCTCCAGGCTGTGCTCGTCGTTGCCGACTTCGCCCACCGTGGCGCGGCACTCGACCTGCACCTTGCGCATTTCGCCGGAGCGAAGACGCAGCGTGGCGAAACCCTGCTCGCGAGCGACCAGCTGCACGGCGGCGCCAGCGGCGCGGGCGATCTGCGCGCCCTTGCCGGGCTTCAGTTCGATGCCGTGGACGGTCGTACCGACCGGGATGTTGCGCAGCGGCAGCGTGTTGCCGGCCTTGATCGGCGCATCGCTACCGGCGATGACCTGGTCACCGGCCTTCAGGCCCTTGGGGGCGATGATGTAACGACGCTCACCATCGACGTAGCACAGCAGCGCGATGTGCGCGGTGCGGTTGGGATCGTATTCGATCCGCTCCACGCGCGCCGGAATGCCTTCCTTGTCGCGCTTGAAGTCGATGATGCGGTAATGCTGCTTGTGACCACCGCCGATGTGGCGGGTGGTGATGCGACCGTGATGGTTGCGACCGCCGGTCTTGCTCTGCTTTTCCAGCAGCGCAGCATGCGGAGCACCCTTGTGCAGGTCGGGCGTCACCACGCGGACCGCCGAACGGCGACCGGGGGAGGTGGGCTTGAATTTCATCAATGGCATGTGGGTCTACCTCAGGCCTTGGCCGACACGTCGATGGCCTGACCATCGGCCAGACGCACGTACGCCTTGCGCCAGTCGCCGCGGCGGCCGGCGCGGTTACGGAAGGACTTGTTCTTGCCCTTCACGTTGACCACGTTGACCGTCTCGACCTTGACGTCGAACAGCTGCTCGACCGCGGCCTTGACATCGGCCTTGGTGGCATCGTTCGAGACTTCGAAGACGTATTGGTTGGAGAGTTCCTGCAGGCGCACGGTCTTTTCGGAGACGCGCGGAGCACGCAGCACGGCAAAAATCTTTTCGTTGCTGATCATGCCAGCCACTCCTCGATCTTCTTGACGGCGTCGGCCGTGATCAGCACGGAGTCGGCACCGACCAGCGCTGCCGGATCCAGGCCCTGCACGTCGCGCACTTCCACGTAGGGAAGGTTGCGGGCGGACAGGTACAGGTGCTCGGAGGCATCCTCGGTGACGATCAGCGGACGCTGACCCAGGTCCAGGCCCTTCAGCTTCTCGATCAGGGCGCTGGTCTTGGTGGCGTCCACGTCGAACGCTTCCACGACCTTCAGGCGGTTCTGGCGGTTCAGCTCGGACAGGATGGAGCTGATGGCCGCACGGTACATCTTGCGGTTGACCTTCTGCGCGAAGCTGCGCGGCTTCGCCGCGAAGGTCACGCCGCCGCCGACGAAGATCGGCGCGGTCAGGGCACCGTGACGAGCACCGCCACCCTTCTGCTTCTTGGACTTCTTGGTGGTGCCGTTGACTTCGGCGCGCGTCTTCTGCGCCTTGGTGCCGGCACGACCGGCGTTGCGGTAGGCAACGACGACCTGGTGGACCAGATCCTCGCTGAACTC comes from the Pseudoxanthomonas sp. YR558 genome and includes:
- the rplW gene encoding 50S ribosomal protein L23 codes for the protein MISNEKIFAVLRAPRVSEKTVRLQELSNQYVFEVSNDATKADVKAAVEQLFDVKVETVNVVNVKGKNKSFRNRAGRRGDWRKAYVRLADGQAIDVSAKA
- the rplD gene encoding 50S ribosomal protein L4, which codes for MELAITGSANKLSVSDDVFGREFSEDLVHQVVVAYRNAGRAGTKAQKTRAEVNGTTKKSKKQKGGGARHGALTAPIFVGGGVTFAAKPRSFAQKVNRKMYRAAISSILSELNRQNRLKVVEAFDVDATKTSALIEKLKGLDLGQRPLIVTEDASEHLYLSARNLPYVEVRDVQGLDPAALVGADSVLITADAVKKIEEWLA